Genomic DNA from Desulfonema ishimotonii:
ATTCCCACTCCCGGAGTTTTTTCCGAAGCCGGGCCTTCTCATCAGGTGAAAGATTCTGATATTTTTCCAGATATTCTTCGGTGTCATTCAGGGCGATCCACACCGCCAGCGCCTCCTCCTGTGCCGGGCCGCAGCCCGTCCGGGACAGAGCGGTCCGGGGTGCGAACAGAAGAAGAACCGCCGCCATCACCCATACGCCCATGAAACGCCATAACGGTTTTCCTGTTCCGGTCTTATGCATGCGCGTCATTCCGATCTCTCCGTTCCGCCCCGGCCACGTTGATTTTCCCTGGGGAAAGAACGCCGTATTCCGCCGGGTCCACGGCCTCCACCAGTTTTTCCAGGGCCTCAAATTCCTCCAGCAGTTCCAGGTTGCTGATGACCTCAAAGTCTTTCAGCAGCAATTTTTCATCCGGGCTGAGTCTGGAAATCGTCTGGCTCCCCGTATGAAAAAAAGGGGATTTCGCAGTGCCGAACCAGCCGATTGTCCCGGCGACAACCATAATCAGACATGCGGCCACCAGGGACGGTATGAGGCGGGCCGGGCGATTCAGCCAGCCGCTCTTTTTCGTCTGCCGGTCCAGCGCCGCCATGATGGAGCGGGTCATGGCCTCAGTCTGCCGTGCAGGGATCTCAGGAGCCGGGGCCGTCTGCCGGGCGCTGTAGATCAGACGGAGCGTTTTCGCCCGCTCTTCCCGGCAGGCCGGGCATGTCTCCAGATGATGTTCCCATCGGAGCCGATCGCGGGAGGCCAGTTCCCCGTAAACATCCAGCCACAATATTTTCCGATATTCGGGACATGGTTTCATAGACCTCACCTCTTTAAATATTTTCCCAGTCTTTCAGTTTTTTTCTCAGGGATTTTGTCGCCCGGAAGAGATGGCTTTTTACGGTTCCCTCCGCGCTGTGCATCACCTGGGCAATTTCGGAAATCGTCATGCCGTGAAGCACTTTCAGCTGAAACACCAGCCGCTGCTTTTCTGAAAGCGTATCAACCGCCTGCCGGACCTCTTCGCCGAACTGCTTGCCGCTCAGGGCTGCCAGAGGACTTTTTTCCTCCCGGTCCGGGAAGTCTTCTATGACATCCCCTTTTTCCCCATTGTGGTTCCCGGAACGCCAGGGGCGGAACAGCCGGTTCCACCGGGTTTTGCGCCGCCGGGCATCCAGGCAGGTGTTGACCACGATGCGGTAAAACCAGGTATAAAATGACGATTTGCCGCTGAATTTACCGATGGATTTCAGGGCCTTTAAAAATGCCTCCTGCGTCAGATCCCAGGCTTCCTCCCGGTTTCCGCCGCACATGTGAAATGTGATGGCGTAGGTTCTGGGCTGATAGCGGCGGATCAGTTCTTCCGTTGCGTGACGGTCCCCCTCCCGGATTCGCCGGATCAGCGTTTCATCTTCGGGAATCGGAGAAGAGGGGGCCGCAGGCCCGCTCTTCCCCTTTTTTTCAGCCCGGTCTGTATTCGCCGCAAAATAGATCACGTTTTACTCTCTGCACAAGATCGTTTTTTCAACATTCGCCCCTCTGCTGTCCCGGCAAACCGCTTTGCAGGAATATTCTAACACCGCTCTGCGGCAGAGTGCAACATCTTAACCGCCTGATTAATATCTCCGGTCGTATCTGACATAGCGGTTGTGAGTCGCCCTGCGGATATGTTTGCCCGCCCGCCGCTGCATTTTGTTCAGCCGCTTTTTTTCCTTCCGGGAAATTCGGCCATCTGCCAGCGCCTTTTTTCTGGTATGTTCGATCCGCCACTGTTCTCTGGTCAGACGCCTGAATTCCTTATGGGAGACACAGCCTTTTTTCACGCCGTTGTAAATTTTCCGGGTCTGCTTCTGCTGGCGGTGTTCAAAGGATCCTCCGGCCCATGCCGCGCCCGCACTTCCCCATATCATTCCCACAATTCCCAGTCCGACGATCAGTTTTTTTGCCTTCATGGTACGATCTCCTCATATATAACAAACGGTTACGGATAAAAATCCGGTGTCTGGCGACATGCGGCATGGGCGCTGCGGTGTCCCCGGATGACATGGGGAAAGATGCCGCGCCGTGCGGCAGATCGCGAAAAATGGAAATATCAATTGAGGGAGTGGTCGACCGTGTCCGACAATTTTACCCCTTTAGACGCCTTCGGATCGGAAAGGTTTACGGGCAGGGGAGAAAAAAATCCGGGTGTACGCCAGGGAATGAGGCGGCAGGCATATCTGCAAAAATTATGCAACATCATCTGTAAGGGTGAGCACATGCTTTTCCGTGCCCACCGCACTTCGCTCACAACGGATGCCCGTATCGGTGGGCACAAAAAAACGTGCCCTCCCTTGTATGTTGTGGGGCATGGTTGAGCTGGGCTGTAAGAAGCTGTTTTAAAAATATTTTCGGAGTGTAAAAGTCAGCCCCCGGAGGGGGGCGTACTTTTGCAAAACCCGCGAAAAACAGGCATCCTGCCTTAATTTTCGCACTCCGTTTCCGAGTCGCCGGTATTTTTAAAACAGCTTCTAAGCGGAGAAACCGGCACGGCAGGCTATGCCTATGTGCCGGACTCCGATCTGCTGGAAAAAGTCACGTCCGGCGGTCTGGTGACAGAATACGGCTATGAGACGCACCGGAACCTGAAGACACAGGTAAGGAACACATGGGCGCCGCCCCCGGCAAACGAAACCGTGCTCTCGCAGTATGATTACAGATATGATGAGCTCGGACGCCGGGAATCCGTTGAGAACAGCGGAACCGCGTTCATAAATGGTGAAAAAAGCGTTTTCCACAATATCCATGCCTACAACGACCGGAACGAGCTGACCGGCTCGGAACGGAAAGCGGGAACCGTGGCAGCGCCCGCCGCGGTGGTGGATGCCGAGGGTCGGCTGTACGAATATGATCCCATCGGCAACCGGATTAATTCCGCCGGGGGGACCGACCCGCAGGTGACATACGCCCGGAATGCGGTGAATCAGTACACCGCCCTGACCGGCGGCGTGAACGCTTCCCCGGCCTATGACGATGACGGCAACATGACCGCCTGTGACGGGGCAACGTATACGTGGAATGCCGAAAACCGGCTGATCGCCGCAGAGACAGCGGATAAGAGGATCACGTTCCTGTATGATTACATGGGCCGCCGGGTGCAGAAAAAGGTTTACAGCGGAACTCCGGGCAGTTGGAACGCATCACCGGATGAGACCCGCGTGTTTGTCTATGACGGATGGAACCTGATCCGGGAGACAGTCAGCGGGACTGCGAGCGGTGAGACGTATTATGTGTGGGGCTTTGATCTGAGCCAGTCCATGCAGGGTGCGGGCGGCATCGGCGGGCTGCTGTGCAGTGTGTCCGGGGGAGAGGTGCGCCAATACACATACGACGCCAACGGCAACGTGGGCCAGCTTGTTAATGAGGACGGCGTGATTGTTACGCGTTATGAGTATGATCCCTTCGGCAATGAGATTGTGGCTGAGGGAGCCGGAGCGCAGGGGAACCCGTTCCGGTTTTCCACGAAGTATCATGATGTGGAGACGGGGCTGTATTACTACGGGTTCAGGTATTATCACACTGAGCTGGGGCGGTGGATCAGTCGGGATCCGATTGAAGAAAAAGGTGGAATTAATTTATATTTATTCGTCGAAAATAACTCCATTAACTTGATAGACATAAATGGCTTGATACCTAATCTTTTTGAATGGTTAAAAGACTTAATAATTGATAAAGAAAAGCAAAAAATTGAAAAAGAAAGGGCAGATGAAAGGCGAAAATTAAAAGAATATGCACAAGAGATGCTAAGAAATAAAGAAATAAAAAAATCAATACGTTCACTTATAAAAAAATCAAAAATATCTCCGGGAGGCGATGGTTTTGAGCATACTGCATTTTGTTATAAAAATATATATGATCCTGAAGATATATGCTGTGTATATGCAAAAGCAGAAATGTTTAGTAACAAGAGAGAAACTGCTTATGAGATTAAAGAACCGGGGCCTTGTAAATGTAAACAAGATTCAAAAAATTATCAATTTTATATATCAATGCATACTCATGAAAATAATGAAAGTTTTCCAATTCCAAGCGGGGCAGACTTGATGCCAGAAGCTTTAGGAGGCCTTTCCAGACCTCTTATGGTTATTGCTATGCAAGGTAATGTCGCAATAGCAATGGAAGGAAAACACACTATGCAGATATTTAAATTTTATACGGATGATAAAGGGAGAACATACGAATAAATGAAGACAATACTTATAATGATTTTGTTATTCATGGCGGCAAATGA
This window encodes:
- a CDS encoding DUF3106 domain-containing protein is translated as MTRMHKTGTGKPLWRFMGVWVMAAVLLLFAPRTALSRTGCGPAQEEALAVWIALNDTEEYLEKYQNLSPDEKARLRKKLREWESLPPEKQKALRRKMEQLKKMPPEARRIYRQRFEQWQKLPPSEQNALRKKLENWDRLSPKEKKAVRHRFK
- a CDS encoding zf-HC2 domain-containing protein translates to MKPCPEYRKILWLDVYGELASRDRLRWEHHLETCPACREERAKTLRLIYSARQTAPAPEIPARQTEAMTRSIMAALDRQTKKSGWLNRPARLIPSLVAACLIMVVAGTIGWFGTAKSPFFHTGSQTISRLSPDEKLLLKDFEVISNLELLEEFEALEKLVEAVDPAEYGVLSPGKINVAGAERRDRNDAHA
- a CDS encoding RNA polymerase sigma factor, whose amino-acid sequence is MIYFAANTDRAEKKGKSGPAAPSSPIPEDETLIRRIREGDRHATEELIRRYQPRTYAITFHMCGGNREEAWDLTQEAFLKALKSIGKFSGKSSFYTWFYRIVVNTCLDARRRKTRWNRLFRPWRSGNHNGEKGDVIEDFPDREEKSPLAALSGKQFGEEVRQAVDTLSEKQRLVFQLKVLHGMTISEIAQVMHSAEGTVKSHLFRATKSLRKKLKDWENI
- a CDS encoding RHS repeat domain-containing protein; this encodes MPDSDLLEKVTSGGLVTEYGYETHRNLKTQVRNTWAPPPANETVLSQYDYRYDELGRRESVENSGTAFINGEKSVFHNIHAYNDRNELTGSERKAGTVAAPAAVVDAEGRLYEYDPIGNRINSAGGTDPQVTYARNAVNQYTALTGGVNASPAYDDDGNMTACDGATYTWNAENRLIAAETADKRITFLYDYMGRRVQKKVYSGTPGSWNASPDETRVFVYDGWNLIRETVSGTASGETYYVWGFDLSQSMQGAGGIGGLLCSVSGGEVRQYTYDANGNVGQLVNEDGVIVTRYEYDPFGNEIVAEGAGAQGNPFRFSTKYHDVETGLYYYGFRYYHTELGRWISRDPIEEKGGINLYLFVENNSINLIDINGLIPNLFEWLKDLIIDKEKQKIEKERADERRKLKEYAQEMLRNKEIKKSIRSLIKKSKISPGGDGFEHTAFCYKNIYDPEDICCVYAKAEMFSNKRETAYEIKEPGPCKCKQDSKNYQFYISMHTHENNESFPIPSGADLMPEALGGLSRPLMVIAMQGNVAIAMEGKHTMQIFKFYTDDKGRTYE